A region from the Microbacterium sp. NC79 genome encodes:
- a CDS encoding carbohydrate ABC transporter permease, producing MTTLAAPATHTELVVQPDIKRRRPRGGTAGVGSRPGFLTYGLLTAFLLGSMYPLWWSFVVGSGTNATRGETLPLVPGGNFFANAAQVLDAIPFWLALGNSLLISTIITLSVVTFSTLAGYAFAKLRFRGRDGLMVFVVATMAIPTQLGIIPLFMVMSSMGWTGTIGAVIVPTLVTAFGVFFMRQYLVDVIPDELIEAARMDGANQFRTFLAVGLPAARPAMAILGLFTFMTAWTDYLWPLLVLNPQNPTLQTALSQLQSGYYIDFSVVLTGAVMATIPLLVLFVLAGKQLVSGIMAGAVKG from the coding sequence ATGACAACGCTCGCTGCTCCCGCCACGCACACCGAACTCGTCGTGCAGCCTGACATCAAGAGGCGTCGCCCGCGCGGCGGTACCGCCGGAGTCGGCTCCCGCCCAGGCTTTCTCACCTACGGCCTTCTCACCGCGTTTCTGCTCGGCAGCATGTACCCACTGTGGTGGTCGTTTGTGGTCGGCTCCGGCACCAACGCAACCCGCGGTGAGACGCTACCCCTGGTTCCGGGAGGCAATTTCTTTGCCAACGCCGCGCAGGTGCTCGACGCGATCCCGTTTTGGCTCGCGCTTGGCAACTCGCTCCTCATCTCGACGATCATCACGCTCTCGGTCGTCACCTTTTCAACACTCGCCGGATACGCGTTTGCGAAGCTGCGGTTCCGTGGGCGGGATGGCCTGATGGTCTTCGTTGTCGCCACGATGGCGATTCCGACGCAGCTGGGCATCATCCCGCTGTTCATGGTGATGAGCTCGATGGGATGGACCGGAACCATCGGTGCGGTTATCGTGCCGACACTCGTCACCGCATTCGGAGTGTTCTTCATGCGCCAGTACCTGGTCGATGTGATTCCGGACGAGCTGATCGAAGCGGCACGCATGGACGGTGCGAATCAGTTCCGCACTTTCCTGGCGGTGGGACTACCCGCTGCCCGACCCGCGATGGCGATTCTCGGGTTGTTCACCTTCATGACAGCGTGGACCGACTACCTCTGGCCGCTCCTCGTGCTCAACCCGCAGAATCCGACGCTGCAGACAGCACTGAGCCAACTGCAGTCGGGGTATTACATCGACTTCTCGGTCGTCCTGACCGGCGCGGTGATGGCCACGATTCCGCTGCTTGTGTTGTTTGTTCTTGCTGGTAAGCAGCTCGTCAGCGGCATCATGGCCGGTGCGGTCAAGGGCTAG
- a CDS encoding ABC transporter substrate-binding protein, with protein MLGVGALVLAGCAATTADAGGSGTTEGGAEGGDTVITITTFGTFGYDDLYKEYEEANPGITIEATNIDTGGNARTDAFTKIAAGSGLSDIVAIEEGWLGSIMEVSDKFADLRDYGIEDRKADWVDWKYAQGTDIDGRVIGYGTDIGPTGVCYNSAAFAAAGLPTDRAEVATLLEGDWEHYFEVGADYVAKTGKAWYDHSGFVWNSMVNQLDEGYYTADGELNVEGNAALKERFELLGSATEGGQSAAQSAWDWNAGKSFVDGTFATFVCPGWMLGVVKGQVEAGGGDASTGWDFADVFPGGAGNWGGAFLSIPETSKNKEEAAKLADWLTQPEQQIKQFDAAGAFPSTVDAQQTLAANATPNEFFNDAPVGEILAGRAEGVVAQFKGPDDSLIQENVFGAALTLLDKGDLDTAGAWAKALELLKEQVK; from the coding sequence ATGCTCGGTGTCGGCGCGCTCGTCCTCGCCGGTTGCGCTGCCACCACGGCAGACGCCGGTGGCTCAGGCACCACAGAAGGCGGCGCAGAAGGCGGCGATACCGTCATCACCATTACGACGTTCGGCACATTCGGCTACGACGACCTCTACAAGGAGTACGAGGAGGCAAACCCCGGCATCACGATCGAGGCCACCAACATCGACACCGGTGGCAATGCCCGTACCGACGCGTTCACGAAGATTGCCGCCGGCTCTGGCCTGAGCGACATTGTCGCGATCGAAGAGGGCTGGCTCGGCTCGATCATGGAGGTCTCGGACAAATTCGCTGACCTGCGCGACTACGGCATCGAAGACCGAAAGGCCGATTGGGTCGACTGGAAGTATGCGCAGGGCACCGACATTGACGGCCGGGTGATTGGTTACGGCACCGACATCGGCCCCACCGGCGTTTGCTACAACTCGGCAGCCTTTGCCGCTGCTGGCTTGCCCACCGATCGCGCCGAAGTCGCCACCCTGCTCGAGGGTGACTGGGAGCACTACTTTGAGGTCGGCGCCGACTACGTCGCCAAGACAGGCAAGGCATGGTACGACCACTCCGGCTTCGTCTGGAACTCCATGGTCAACCAGCTTGACGAGGGCTACTACACCGCCGACGGTGAGCTCAACGTTGAGGGCAACGCCGCACTGAAGGAGCGCTTCGAACTCCTCGGATCCGCCACCGAAGGCGGCCAGTCAGCGGCACAGAGCGCGTGGGACTGGAACGCAGGCAAGTCATTCGTTGACGGAACCTTTGCCACCTTCGTGTGCCCCGGCTGGATGCTGGGTGTCGTCAAGGGGCAGGTCGAGGCAGGCGGCGGAGACGCCAGCACCGGCTGGGACTTCGCCGACGTCTTCCCCGGCGGCGCCGGAAACTGGGGTGGTGCGTTCCTGAGCATCCCGGAGACCAGCAAGAACAAGGAGGAAGCCGCGAAGCTCGCCGACTGGCTGACTCAGCCCGAGCAGCAGATTAAGCAGTTTGACGCCGCCGGAGCCTTCCCATCGACCGTTGACGCACAGCAGACGCTGGCCGCTAACGCCACACCGAACGAGTTCTTCAACGATGCGCCCGTTGGCGAAATTCTCGCCGGCCGCGCCGAGGGTGTTGTCGCACAGTTCAAGGGTCCGGACGACTCGCTAATCCAGGAGAACGTGTTCGGCGCTGCCCTCACCCTGCTCGACAAGGGCGACCTTGACACCGCAGGGGCCTGGGCCAAGGCGCTTGAGCTGCTCAAGGAACAGGTCAAGTAG
- a CDS encoding carbohydrate ABC transporter permease, with translation MTITASRPTDTADPPANTARPPRRTWRTRLSRFDYRASPYGYIAPFFLLFGLVGLFPLLYTIVVAMHDWDLLKGQGEFVGLANFTDTLGSATFWNSIGNTISIFLLSSIPQLAVALVIAYLLDRGLRAPTFWRMSVLIPFVVTPVATALIFSSIFNEADGLANNLLNLLGAADQRWKTDPFLSHVAIAIMVNFRWTGYNALILLAAMQSVPRDLYESAAIDGAGPARRFFNITIPTIRPTLIFVIITSTIGGLQIFAEPRLFDVSAAGGIGGADRQFQTTVLYMWELGFVRRDLGMASAVAILLFLLIIVIGLINFIISRRISSGGRK, from the coding sequence ATGACGATTACCGCGTCACGCCCCACCGATACCGCGGATCCGCCCGCGAACACGGCCAGACCGCCGCGCCGCACATGGCGCACCCGCCTCTCGCGTTTCGACTACCGCGCATCGCCTTACGGCTACATCGCACCGTTCTTCCTGCTGTTCGGGCTCGTCGGGCTCTTCCCGCTGCTGTACACAATCGTCGTTGCAATGCACGATTGGGATCTCCTCAAGGGCCAGGGCGAGTTCGTCGGCCTCGCCAACTTCACCGATACCCTCGGCAGCGCCACCTTCTGGAACTCCATCGGAAACACGATCAGCATCTTCCTGCTGTCATCGATCCCCCAGCTCGCGGTCGCGCTTGTGATCGCCTACCTGCTTGATCGCGGGTTGCGAGCGCCGACCTTCTGGCGCATGAGCGTGCTCATCCCGTTCGTTGTCACCCCCGTCGCCACGGCACTCATCTTCTCCAGCATCTTCAACGAGGCCGACGGTCTCGCCAACAACCTGCTGAACCTGCTCGGTGCCGCCGATCAGCGCTGGAAAACCGACCCGTTCCTCAGCCACGTCGCAATCGCCATCATGGTCAACTTCCGCTGGACCGGCTATAACGCGCTCATCCTGCTCGCCGCCATGCAGTCCGTTCCGCGCGACCTGTACGAGTCCGCCGCGATCGACGGCGCTGGCCCCGCTCGCCGCTTCTTCAACATCACCATCCCGACGATTCGCCCCACCCTGATTTTCGTCATCATCACATCCACAATCGGCGGCCTGCAGATCTTCGCGGAACCACGACTCTTCGACGTCTCGGCGGCTGGCGGAATCGGCGGAGCCGACCGGCAGTTCCAAACGACCGTGCTCTACATGTGGGAGCTGGGCTTTGTGCGGCGAGATCTCGGCATGGCATCAGCCGTCGCGATCCTGCTTTTCCTGCTCATCATCGTGATCGGCCTGATCAACTTCATCATTTCCCGCCGTATATCTTCCGGAGGCCGCAAATGA
- the purS gene encoding phosphoribosylformylglycinamidine synthase subunit PurS, which yields MPTIVVDVMPKSELLDPQGKAVSGALGRLGVDTFSNVRIGKRFELTVEGEVTEEVLASARKVAEDVLSNSIIEDVVGIEVVE from the coding sequence ATGCCCACCATCGTCGTTGACGTTATGCCGAAGTCCGAACTCCTCGACCCTCAGGGCAAGGCGGTGAGCGGCGCACTGGGCCGTCTCGGCGTCGACACCTTCTCGAACGTGCGCATTGGCAAGCGTTTCGAGCTCACGGTTGAGGGCGAAGTTACCGAAGAGGTGCTCGCCTCGGCCCGCAAGGTTGCCGAAGACGTGCTCTCCAACTCGATCATCGAGGATGTTGTCGGTATCGAGGTCGTCGAATGA
- a CDS encoding GH1 family beta-glucosidase codes for MTADQRAFPPDFLFGSATAAYQIEGATAEDGRTPSIWDTFSRLPGAVVGGDNGDVACDHYHRSRDDVALMKSLGLQTYRFSTAWPRVRPDGGAPNQKGIDFYSRLVDDLLAADILPWLTLYHWDLPQALQDVGGWTSRDTADRFTEYALTLHDALGDRVATWTTLNEPWCASFLSYTGGEHAPGHMSVREGLLASHHLLLGHGQVIRELRARDASLNLGLTTNHTVAVPLDATNADDVDAARRIDGQFNRWFLDPIFRGSYPADIVEDVRAVDARAVADFEAAVHPGDLALISQPIDTLGVNYYHGDLLSGTEQEQPPVSGGPTTTRTGRSPYPSDAGIYNVERGLPRTAQNWEIEPAGLTTLLKRIWDDYAHDAGTTLYVTENGAAFDDELVIEGEERRVHDDRRVTFLRDHLAATLDASDAGVDVRGYFYWSLLDNFEWAWGYDKRFGIVHVDYDTQVRTLKDSALEYRRIIEGRAITGAPE; via the coding sequence ATGACTGCTGACCAGCGTGCCTTCCCGCCGGACTTCCTGTTTGGTTCCGCCACTGCCGCCTACCAAATCGAAGGAGCCACCGCCGAAGACGGCCGCACGCCCTCAATCTGGGATACCTTCTCTCGTCTTCCCGGGGCCGTCGTTGGCGGCGATAACGGCGACGTCGCATGCGATCACTACCACCGCTCACGCGATGACGTGGCGCTCATGAAGAGCCTCGGGCTGCAGACCTACCGCTTCTCCACCGCGTGGCCGCGGGTGCGCCCCGATGGGGGAGCGCCCAACCAAAAGGGCATCGACTTCTACTCTCGGCTCGTCGACGACCTGCTCGCCGCTGACATTTTGCCGTGGCTCACGCTGTATCACTGGGATCTTCCGCAGGCATTGCAAGACGTGGGCGGCTGGACGTCGCGGGACACCGCAGACCGCTTCACGGAATACGCGCTCACCCTGCACGACGCGCTCGGCGACCGAGTCGCCACCTGGACCACGTTGAACGAACCGTGGTGTGCGTCGTTCCTCTCCTACACGGGCGGCGAGCACGCCCCTGGTCACATGAGTGTGCGTGAGGGGCTTCTTGCATCGCACCACCTGCTGCTCGGACACGGACAGGTCATCCGAGAGCTGCGTGCCCGCGACGCGAGCCTCAACCTCGGCCTCACCACCAACCACACCGTTGCGGTTCCGCTCGATGCGACCAATGCTGACGACGTCGATGCCGCACGTCGTATCGATGGCCAGTTCAACAGGTGGTTCCTCGACCCGATTTTTCGTGGTTCCTACCCCGCTGACATCGTCGAAGACGTGCGCGCTGTCGACGCCCGCGCCGTCGCGGACTTCGAGGCCGCGGTGCACCCAGGTGATCTCGCGCTCATCTCACAGCCCATCGACACGCTCGGGGTGAACTACTACCACGGTGACCTCCTCTCCGGCACGGAACAGGAGCAGCCGCCGGTATCGGGCGGCCCCACCACCACGCGCACGGGCCGCAGCCCGTACCCGTCTGACGCCGGAATTTACAACGTTGAGCGGGGCCTGCCGCGCACGGCGCAGAACTGGGAGATTGAACCAGCCGGCCTGACGACTCTGCTGAAGCGCATTTGGGATGACTATGCGCACGACGCCGGAACCACGTTGTACGTCACGGAGAACGGTGCGGCGTTTGACGATGAGCTGGTGATTGAGGGTGAGGAGCGGCGTGTTCACGACGATCGGCGCGTGACTTTCTTGCGCGACCACCTCGCTGCCACGCTTGACGCGAGCGACGCCGGGGTTGACGTGCGTGGCTACTTCTACTGGTCGCTGCTCGACAACTTCGAGTGGGCTTGGGGCTACGACAAACGATTCGGAATCGTGCACGTCGACTACGACACCCAGGTGCGCACGTTGAAAGACAGTGCCCTAGAGTATCGTCGGATCATTGAAGGCCGCGCGATCACCGGCGCCCCTGAGTAG